The genomic interval GTGTGTTGCATCGTTAAAAGTTAGCTTTTTCACCTAATTCATGCGGATGCAATTAGTAAGCTCCCAGATACAGAACtctaaaagtttttctatggttgAATATCTTGCCATTTTCTTTTTTAACTTCTTTGTGAATCTTGCAAGATTTTACTGCACCCATTAACGGATATTCCACCGATTGTATTCTTTTATTTAGTTGACTTTTCGCCATAATGAATGATGGTAAAACAGGGAGCAACTCTGGTTTGGCCCTATGATAATCTTTTTGTATTATATTCCCATTTCAAAATgtgttttatgattaaattcCTCCACTCCCATTTTTCCCTAAAAAGCGGGCCTTTTTGTTTTAATTGTTTTGCAGAGCATGGGAGACCTATCTCGTTATTCTGGTTGTCTACACTGCTTGGGTCTCTCCCTTTGAATTTGGTTTTCTTGATAAACCACGTGCACCGCTCTCCATCATTGATAACGTTGTTAATGGATTCTTTGCTATAGATATCGTGCTTACATTCTTTGTAGCTTACCTTGATAAATCTACGTATCTCCTGGTTGATGACCGGAAACAGATTGCTTGGAAGTACACGACTTCTTGGTTGGTTTTCGATGTCATATCTACAATCCCTTCCGAACTTGCACAAAAAATCTCCCCAAAACCTTTACGGGCGTATGGCTTATTCAACATGCTTCGACTATGGCGTCTCAGAAGAGTTGGTGCCTTGTTTAAACggtaaaaaatatttatgttctATTGTGAAGAATTAATGACTGTGGTGTCTTTTTTATGTGTAGCTATTTAATTTTCATGTCTAAACAGATTGGAGAAGGATAGACATTTCAACTACTTTTGGGTCCGGTGCGCGAAGCTTATATGCGTAAGCACAAACAAGATGCATTTGGAAATTTTGGGTGAACGAAATGGAGATTCGTATTGTTGAACTTTTATCATTTCTCGGTGTAGGTTACTCTTTTTGCAGTTCATTGTGCTGGTTGTTTCTATTATCTACTAGCCTCTAATTACGCTCGTCACCATGATCCGAGAAAAACATGGATCGGAGCAGCGATGGAAAATTTCCTTCAAGAAAGCCTGTGGATTCGTTATGTCACTTCGATATACTGGTCCATCACGACTCTTACTACTGTTGGCTATGGAGACTTGCATGCCGAAAATATGAGGGAGATGATATTCGACATTTTCTACATGCTTTTTAACTTGGGACTTACCGCATATTTGATTGGGAACATGACAAATTTGGTTGTCCATGGGACCAGTAAGACTCGACAATTTGTAAGTAAATTTTGCTACTCTAATTTCTTAACAGGCACACGATTAATGTGGTATGGTTCTTTAATAATTTGGTTTGTTTAAGTAGAGAGATACCATTCAAGCTGCCTCAAGTTTCGCACAAAGGAATCATCTGCCGGTTCGCCTCCAGGATCAGATGCTTTCACATTTGTGCTTAAAGTTCCGAACTGATTCGGAGGGCCTGCAGCAGCAAGAGACTCTCGATTCGCTCCCAAAGGCGATTCGGTCGAGTATTTCCCATTTCCTATTCTACTCTTTAGTAGACAAGGTATACTTGTTTCGTGGAGTGTCCAATGATCTAATCTTCCAGCTGGTGATTTTCCATAACTCAGATTCCCTTTTTGCATTCATATGTTATCAATACCACTCCTTATACTTCTTTGAACTAAAAGGTCTCTGAGATGAAAGCTGAATATTTCCCTCCCAAAGAGGACGTAATCCTGCAGAATGAAGCTCCTACCGACTTTTATATTCTCGTCACTGGGGCAGTGGTaaagttttgttttgtttttttctttttcttttgcttTTCCCTTTCTCACATTTTCTTGAAATCAAACTTGAATGGCTGTGGCTAGCAAAAATCATTTGGGCTAGCTTCTTGATCCAACCTTTTAATGCGTTTTTTTATTACCTATCTATCGTTTTGCAGGATCTAATGGTTCAGAAAAACGGAGTTGAACAGGTTCGTTAATCTAagatgtttatgtttttactaaaaaaaaatcatattaaaattgAAGCAAATTATTTCAGGCTTATGGGGAGGCAAAAAATGGCGATCTTTGTGGAGAGATAGGTGTACTGTGTTATAGGCCTCAACTCTTCACAGTGCGAACCAAAAGATTGAGCCAGCTATTGCGGTTGAATCGTACCacatttttaaacattattCAAGCCAATGTTGGAGATGGGACCATTATTATGAACAATCTTCTACAGGTTTCTGACAAATTTGACTTTTTTTTTATGTCGTGGCTTAGATTAAACCAggtaaattaaattttgatgttaaaaatTCACAATGAGATTTgatttttctcttttatcagCATTTGAAGGAACTTAAGGACCCCATGATGGAGGGGGTTTTGCTAGAGACTGAGAACATGCTCGCTCGAGGAAGAATGGACCTACCTCTCACTTTATGTTTCGCTGCACTTAGAGGAGACGACTTGCTGCTGCATCACTTGTTAAAGAGAGGTCTAGATCCGAATGAATCAGATAATAATGGAAGAACAGCACTTGTGAGTATGAGTTTATATTTCTTAAGAACTCTTGGAACATTTGCTTAATTAATTTGCATTGTATGTATGTTCAGCACATAGCAGCATCGACAGGAAATGAAAACTGTGCGCTTCTTTTGCTAGACTTTGGGGCCGATCCCAATTGCCGAGGTAATTGTCGAAgtttttttaatgattacaacAAGCTTTAATTTCTTACTCTTACAAGATAAATCAATACAAGCATATGTGGGGCTTTTCGTTCTTGAGCATCAGGTATAGCTAATTTGAGGCCACCTTCTACTGCAACAATTAGAAGTAAATCATTGTCAATCCTGTTATATCAAATTCATTTGGCTTACTGATCTTTTACGAATTACCCCACCATTAGTGCACAATTATTTGTTTGTTCATTTAACATCGAACTAAATTTCATAACTTTTAGACGTGATCAATCACGTGGTTGACCCTTTCCGAGGAACATCATTCGGATACTTTAGTATTTCGTTAAAAAGAACCACCCCTTCGTTTATGCATATTCCACAAAGTTTCTCTGTTTTGGTTTTTATTATGCTACATTGGGCAATAGTTTACTTAATCACTTACCAATAGTTTCatactttatttttttgtttatatttcCTTAAAATCTCTGGGTTGACCTTTCCATACTTATCCTCATGTCATGATCAGAATTATTATCAGCTGACTTGATGTGGTGAATACATGACAATGAACCTCCTTATTCTATTAATACACACGTCTACAAATACACATagataattttgttttttcatTAATATATGGTTGGAGTGAATAGTATAACACAATTATTTTTTTCCATTTGGTTTCAAATAAGCTGACTTCTGGAGTCTGCTTTGTGATTAAATATTATCATCTGTCATTTTGTCGAATAATTGTATTAGTTTTATTATCGTCGACTTTACCTAAAATGGACACTTTGCAGAAATATACAACTATGGTATCATAATTGTAGATCATTTGACCCCACACTTCAAAGGGACGTGTTAACTTATTTGTTGAACATGTCTCACTTGTGAGTTGACTTATTTTGTACTTTTTTCCCCCAATGGAGATGGTATTAGATTGACATGTCATAATATCTCGTTTGCAGACTCCGACGGAATTGTACCGCTATGGGAAGCCATGGTCGGCATGCACAAACCGGTTATTAAGCTACTCTCAGATAACGGTGCTAAACTAACATCTGGTGACATAGGTCTATATTCATGTTTAGCTGCcgaacaaaataatttagaCTTGATCAAGGAAATCATTCGTTGTGGTGGCGACGTGACTAAACCAAGGAGTAATGGAAACACGGCTCTCCATGTTTCTGTTGGTGAAGGCAACGTAGAAATAGTCAAATTTCTGCTCGAACATGGTGCAGATATCGATAAACAGGACGAGAATGGCTGGTCGCCGAGGGATCTGGCTGATCAACAAGGTCATGATGATATTAAGCAACTTTTTGAATCCTATAAATCATCCAACGACAAATCAACCCCCTCGGTTCCAGAAGGACGTCATGGGGTTCGTTTTGTTGGAAGACATAGAAGCGAGCCAACTATTCTACCAATAATTCATGGTGGCACGTCTCCAGGACATGATGGATCCTGGGGCAGCTCTCGTCCCAGACGAAGGATGAATAATTTCTACAATTCTTTATTTGGGATCATGTCAGCAGCACAAGCTGGGGGGAATAACTTGCTTTTATCTACAGAGAATACTGCAGATGCCGTGACTACCGTAGCCTACTCAGCCAGAGTGACTATCAGTTGCCCCGAAAAAGGAGATTTTTCGGGTAAGCTCGTGCTGCTACCACAGAGCTTCAAAGAACTACTCGAAATTTGCATGAAAAAGTATGGTTTTTCCCCGTCTAAAGTTTCGACCCAAGATGGGGCGACGATTGAAGATATAGAGCTGATAAGAGATGGGGATCATATAGTTTTCGAGAGTGGTGGAAAATTGGATCATGTGCCAGAGTAATGAATAATGACTCCAAAGGGGTCACTTACAGTGTTAGATTTTGTAGCCTTTTCTACGTAAAGTTCTTTTAACTGGCTGTATAAATTCAATGCCACTGTTCAGCATTTGATCTTTCGGTTCTGTTTGGATAAATGAATTTGAAGTTAGATATtttaaatctataataataattatcgaGTCCGAATCTTTGGATCCACGAAAATTAaatagtaggtctcttgtgagacggttttatgaatctttattcgtgagacgtgtcaaccataccgatatttacaataaaaagtaatattcttagcataaaaaaaataatattttttcatgaatgatccaaataagagatctgtctcacaaaatacgacccgtaagatcGTCTCAGATAATTTTTTGCCATAATTAAAAATGCCCTCATTATTTGGCATGGAACAATTCAATAGAATTTGCagattaaaattaatatatatccCCAAAACAATGTCAATTGCTAATTATATTTtacaaaacttgtgtgagatggtctcacgagtcgtattttgtgagataaatatcttatttgggtgatccatgaaaaaatattctttttatgctaagagtattactttttattgtgaatatcggtagggttgacccgtctcacagataaatataaGTGGAAAAAGCCTTGCTGGCCAAACAGCTTTGGCGGCTCATTCGATTCCCAGAATCCCTGGTGGCCCGTGTGCTTAAAGGCCGATATTTCAGGCACGAGTCAGTGTTGGACGCGAGGCTGGGTAATAATCCGTCTTACATATGGAGATCTATCATCTGGAGTAAAGAACTTTTGGCTAGTGGACTGATATGGAGAGTTGGCGATGGCAAATCTATTAAGGTTTTTAAGGATAAATGGATCCCCACCATGCAGTCTACGATTGACGAACCGTTGGATATGAGGGACAATGAGGTTTCGGTGAATGCATTAATAAATCAAGGAGCGTGGGATGCCGATTTAATCTATACCAGTTTCAACTCATATATAGCAGGTGAAATTCTTAAGATTCCTATCCTAGCGGCATGGGTAAGTGACTCTGTTTTTTGGAGGTTTGATGCCAAGGGCAAGTATATGGTGCGTGATGGGTGTCGACTTCAACGTGGGCTGTTCTCCCCGCCGGAGCATCAATCGGAGCATCCCATCGAATCTTGGTGGGAGTTTATATGGAGTCTTTCAGTTTCACCTAAGGTGCGACTATTCTGGTAGAGTATTTCTCATGATTGTATTCCTACTAACCAAAATCTATTGCGGCACCATGTCTTGGTTAGCGAATCTTGTTCCCTGTGTAGTTTTCCCATGGACTCGACCTGCCACGCACTATTCTTCTGTGCTGCAATTAAACACTTGTGGAAGAAATCGCCTTTTGCATATCTTCTTAGAGGAGCTACTCAAACCAGCACCCTTGATATATGCATGTGGTTGAAACAACAATTATCCAAGGAGGAGTTTGAGAATCTTGCGCTAAACACGTGGGGCATCtggaaagaaaaacaaaattttatccATGGAGATAGGCGCAAACCGATGGCTGAAAATATATGCTGGAGTTCCACAATGCTTTGTGAGTTCCGAAAGACTCGGAAATTAGTAAAAATTGCTAATCAGTCGGTGGGTGCTAATTCTTAAAGAAAGTGGACACCGCCAGGTAGATCCACCCTAAAGATGAATGTGGATGCATTATTCAATGAGGATAAGCAACATTACAGCGCTGGGGTGATTAGGGACTTACAAGGCCGTTTGTTGCTAGCATTTGGAAAACAAATCAATCAACCATTATCGGTTTTACATGGTGAGCTTTTAGCAATATGGGAAGGAATCAAGCTCCTCTATGAAAAAGATTTTCAAGATGTTCAAGTGGAGTGAGACTCTCTATTAGCAGTGCAAGTAGTCACAACCTATCAGGAGGATCCCAGCTACATTGGTGCTTGTGTGACAGATATCATAGCTCGTATTCAGGCACCTAATATCTCTGAATTAAGTCATGTTTGACGATCGGCTAATAAAGTAGCTCATTCTTTGGctctttttgttttttcttcTCCCCCATCATTTGTATGGATGAATGGAGAATTTCCATCTTGGTTGGTTAatcttgtaattgatgattcTTTGCAATAAAATTACTAGTTTTACCGTAAAATAAAGAGTCTCGTTCTTGTTTCCAAAAATAATTTCCAAAATTACAATTTCagtaataaaataaatcatttcCCTTCCCCAAATATAAAATAGGATAACGCTAAAGATACATTATATATATCCTACATcgatatttatataaattatatcgtgatattttATTAGAATTATTAAGAGAATTTTATTCAATATATCATGAGATTttaagaaattaaattttttatttttttcgtgATGTGAGATTTAATGTACAAATATTGACGTACAAATAGCATCACTCTATAAAATATGAGCATGCACGCTGTGTGATCACAATCATTTATATTTAAACTCAAAAGATTGCATTCAATATAAACAGACATTAAACTTACCACAACATTATGACGAAGGATTTGAAATTATACTCTgctcaaatatatatttttgtttcaatttcaaattcattccCCAAGTTaatcatttgaaattcatcatcCATCTGAATACAAcataaaagaatttttttagtAATTATACGAAGAATAATGTTATTTACACTTTACAAATTGTAAATAATATTGGATTTACAATTTTCTCGTGAAGCCCAACAACCTCATGAGGCCCAAATTCATTTCAGTTTCGTCGTTTCTTTAGGAAGTAAAGAGGCTTGTTGGCACTCATTGGAATGACGAGTTTAGTCATTGAGTGTGTCTAATTTGAGATtgtttcacggatcttaatctgtgagacgagtcaaacctactcatattcacaataaaaaataatactcttagcataaaaaataatatttttcatgaatgacccaaataagaaattcgtctcacaaatacgacccgtgataccgtctcacacaagtttttgccttagcTCATTACATTACCCAACTGATTTGCTATTAAAAGTTTACTAAAAATCTTATGCACAACTCCTAggatgagaccgtctcacgacttttctatgtcaaaaatattatcttttattttaaGTATAGACCATGTCAACTATTCCGTTGATATAGACTtataagaccgtctcatacGAGATGTAATTTTAAAAGATACACACACAGTCTTTTTTAAAAATGGTTTCCTTTCACCTCCCTTACTGTTTTagtatttcaaaattatttagaTACGATAAATCAACCGGTGGAGGATTTTCGTTGGAAGAAAAATCTTATAACTGAAATCCAGACCATGCATGTTGCAAAGTCCGGAGTTTCTATTGTTACTTCATATTGCGGAGAACGATAAGCGAAGTGGCCCACCATCTAGATCAGGAAGCCATTAAATCTGAATCTAGTTTCGAATATGTCGATTATAATTTACCCATTTGGATATCGATTACTGTAAATCGTTAGAAATTACTGATGTGAAGTCGGACATTGTTATTGTAAATCGACCgataataaaactaaaaatgAAAAACTTGCGGCTTAGATGCTAATTTTGTGTTTTCCTCCAATATTATCTGATGTAATAAAAGGGACAAGCTGAACAACTTAAATTACGTGCCACCACACAAAAACCTCGTTCACTCgaacagcaaaagaaatttaGCTCATTTCATCGACTTTATTACTCTCTAAATCAAGAAATTTAAAGGAAAAAAAGATGAAAATCAACCCAGAAATTTAGAAACTTATGCTTTATTGGAGCTATTAACATCTACGAACTTATTATATTTGATCGGACGTCAAATTTAGATTATCTTTCGATTTTCAGGGAAGAGTTGGATTAAAAAATTTGATACCACGGATGAATGCGAAATCCTGGTTCCGGCCGTGCCTGCTTGCTTGTGATCAACCGTGAAGCAGGCCAGAAGATAGAGCCATGAGAAGAATAGCTGCATCCTTTTCATCTTCAGGAAACGCCCTGTGAAATGTCAAGTTCTTGCTCAACTTCATCAACAACTCCTCGAAATTACCGAGCTTCTTCTGTCCAATATTAGATTTAGATCCACCGGCAATATCAGCCTCACATTGCTCCATTTCGCTGCGTTTCATGAGCAGTGAAGCCTTCGGATATTTGCCTGTTGCCTTCTCTTTGTGTTGCATCTTGATTTTAGCAAGTACCGGCGACTTATCGGTGGCAACGACACCACAGTTGGCGGATGCTGCAGCCATGGCCGCCCGTCTTGCCTTCCTTTGCTTGATCCCGCACGCGTTACAAAGTGACTGTGAACATGAAACAGCCACAAAATTTATAGTTGAAACTTCGTATCATTATTAACAGATACCATGTTCATTTGCAAACAAAATTaagtaaagttttttttttattggattgttttaaccaattttattttttgtatgaaATGTATGCATCCTAAaagaataatataaatatgaatacCTTGGGGCCTTTAGGACCAGTTCTCCAAAGAGGAGTCTTGGTTGTGTTGCAATCTGAACAAACCCTAATTGGGATACTGTCATATGAGGAATTATTGTTGCTTAAATCTGTGTCCAAAGAGGATTTCTTTATTGTTCCATTGCTACTTAGGTTTAGGCCTAATCCACCatggttcttcttcatcttcTGCATTGAAGATGACATCCACTTCACTGGATTAATATCGTCCCTCCATTCGATCTCCGGTGGAACTCCATGATCTTCTTTCTTCCACTTGACCTCGTATGCCGTTGAAGGTCCTCCATTGTAACCATAGTTGTGGTCCTGAGATCAAAACCAATGATCACATGCatatataaaattttgtttCCATTTTCTTTAGTGTTGACATGTTAAAACTTTTAGATAAGTAGATCATTTACCTGGTGATGCTGAAGTGGGCATAACTGCTGTCGGTAACGGCGTCCCGTTGGATCTTGAATTGTATGGAAGAATACACaagatgatgaagaagaagaagaagaagaagaagaagaagcttGATTGTTTGGCACAAAAGGATGAGTTTCTTGATCTTGATCATCATATTTAATTGGCACAATAGGAGGAGGCGAAGGATAGGCGTTTAGGTCCATTACCATATGAATGGAAAGGGAGGCAACTTTCTTGAATGACTAGTGTTCTCAGGCAAACTCTTTAAAAGGAGGAAATGCGATCATTCAATAGGTTAAGAGAATGTAAGTATATTAGGAGCAGTGTGTTCAAGAATTTTGTCGTTGATCGATACGTATTTTCATCGATAAAACTTGTATTTTTAGTGAGGAAAAAAATTGCATCCCCTAAGTTGGTCTAAATTAGGTTTTAACCATCTTTTACACTttgtctttcttttttttttttttcctcgcAGTAGTACAAACATGACAACGGATATTTTAGCAATGTCCGATTCCACGTCAACAAGATTATGCACCATATTTATACTTAAGAAAAAAAGAgattaaaaatacaaaagaagCCTAGCTATTATACTTAATTAGATCTAATTTTGACTAATTAATATGAGGACCATAATCCAATTTATGAGATCACATTTGTTTTTTCTGATCTttctattttataaataaaaatatttgtgttcTAAGAAGAATGAAACGATTATCTCCAAGTGGCTCAAAGGGTTAGCCATTCACGTGACTTGAAGACAACCAACCAGATTTTCACCTTAAAAAAGACAAACGAATTTAAGGTATGGAATGAATGGCTACCACACCATCAAATGACACAGCCCTATCTCTTATTTCTTTCTTGGCAAATTTGATTGATTTGTCAATCAATGATTGTTCTCACAACACCATATCTTAATAATCTGATTCACACACAAATACTCTTGTTTTtcacaaaaaatttataaaatgtttGAAAAGTTGTTTTAAGAATCACAAAAACTCATATTAATTCGTCTCATcggtcaattttatgagacaaatattatttttgatctgacccatgaaaaatattatttttatgcaaaaatattattcttttaCTCTAGGCATGGACCTCGTCGATTCGTTTAATGGATATAGATCCGTAAAATCGTTTctcaagagacatactctttaGAAATAAATATGTGTTTGGACAACTATTCAATAGAAATGTTTTTAGAACTGAAAATATGTTTgacaaatatttgaaaaaaattgattttatagTTAAGAATAATTAAGAGCAACTGCAAAGCCAGGATCTTGGTTCAGTGTAGATAACAACATTTATAATTaacaaagcaaaaaaaaaaaagtacatcGGTTAATTAGAGCCATAAATAATGTGTTCCAATGTTCAAACACAAGCTACACACGGCAAGAAGCACATGCTAATTGATGGGAAAACGTCGTAAAAATGATGAAGAACACGTACTAAACCAGCAATCAAAACAAAAtctgatataaaatataaaatctacaGCCGAAAAATAAGCATGAATTCATCATCGATCGCAAAAATGAcacaaaatttaaaaacaatatATTGATCGACGAACATTGAAAGAGAAAACGAATCTAATATTTGGTGAAATTATGGATTTATTAGAGAATATGGAAGATGAAACGGTAAGTAATATAGATTGAAATGACTCTTAATGATCTCGTGAGGAGAAAGCATTGTACAAAAGTTTATAGACTATTTATCTGGGTATTACTGTATAGCAGGTAAAAATTTGATCCTAAAATTTGGGTCTGAAAATTATAAAGGGAAACAAAATCTGTTGTTTTTTGGGTTTAGTATGTGAAACTAGACATGTAGTATTAGCAGATAAAAATTTAGgtctaaaaattataaaatatatataattttgcatatatacatatgttgtttatgttggatctcggttttctcgtgtctaaacgcagcggaagtcttaaaaattttagatcttgacattcaagatgtatatatgtttgggCACTTGTATggttttaacaattaaatattcATAGGAAGTAAATCGATATACCATAGATTACtaggctccaactattccgggatTAGCGGATATAGCTTTTGAtgaattccctacgaacttttttttttctcctttGTGTATTCTTCTAAtaaggtccacgactagatgatttgttcatcttctaaattgcactagaaatttagaagaactTTTGCGTAGAGATTGAATACGAAGAAGAAATCGACTTAATCCGAATTTTTCTTGCAACAAGGAAAAAATTTTCGAGAGAGCACCCCTTGAAATTGGAAGAGCTGAAAGTTTATTAAAAACTTGCCAAAAGATTTTTGGATGCCCTTCACgtaaaacaaggataaaaaaTCCTTATCATTATGTCTAATCTTCaagttacttaattaattagataattaaatcaattaaagaTTCTACAAATATTTTCATGCCAAATTATGAAACTCTTGGATGCAAGTTTCTAAATAAGAATCAAGGTggtggaggctagggtttttcAAATTTGTGAATAAATTGTATTTAACCCTAAGcctaatacacatatatataagcttagggCTCGTTAATCTATACATATTATAAAAGTG from Primulina eburnea isolate SZY01 chromosome 17, ASM2296580v1, whole genome shotgun sequence carries:
- the LOC140818200 gene encoding potassium channel AKT1-like isoform X1, with the translated sequence MGEVYGNRGEAGGGLFRVSMCGGGGAELQEIEQLSREGSHYSISTGILPSLGARSNRRVKLRSFIISPYDRHYRAWETYLVILVVYTAWVSPFEFGFLDKPRAPLSIIDNVVNGFFAIDIVLTFFVAYLDKSTYLLVDDRKQIAWKYTTSWLVFDVISTIPSELAQKISPKPLRAYGLFNMLRLWRLRRVGALFKRLEKDRHFNYFWVRCAKLICVTLFAVHCAGCFYYLLASNYARHHDPRKTWIGAAMENFLQESLWIRYVTSIYWSITTLTTVGYGDLHAENMREMIFDIFYMLFNLGLTAYLIGNMTNLVVHGTSKTRQFRDTIQAASSFAQRNHLPVRLQDQMLSHLCLKFRTDSEGLQQQETLDSLPKAIRSSISHFLFYSLVDKVYLFRGVSNDLIFQLVSEMKAEYFPPKEDVILQNEAPTDFYILVTGAVDLMVQKNGVEQAYGEAKNGDLCGEIGVLCYRPQLFTVRTKRLSQLLRLNRTTFLNIIQANVGDGTIIMNNLLQHLKELKDPMMEGVLLETENMLARGRMDLPLTLCFAALRGDDLLLHHLLKRGLDPNESDNNGRTALHIAASTGNENCALLLLDFGADPNCRDSDGIVPLWEAMVGMHKPVIKLLSDNGAKLTSGDIGLYSCLAAEQNNLDLIKEIIRCGGDVTKPRSNGNTALHVSVGEGNVEIVKFLLEHGADIDKQDENGWSPRDLADQQGHDDIKQLFESYKSSNDKSTPSVPEGRHGVRFVGRHRSEPTILPIIHGGTSPGHDGSWGSSRPRRRMNNFYNSLFGIMSAAQAGGNNLLLSTENTADAVTTVAYSARVTISCPEKGDFSGKLVLLPQSFKELLEICMKKYGFSPSKVSTQDGATIEDIELIRDGDHIVFESGGKLDHVPE
- the LOC140818200 gene encoding potassium channel AKT1-like isoform X2, producing MGEVYGNRGEAGGGLFRVSMCGGGGAELQEIEQLSREGSHYSISTGILPSLGARSNRRVKLRSFIISPYDRHYRAWETYLVILVVYTAWVSPFEFGFLDKPRAPLSIIDNIAWKYTTSWLVFDVISTIPSELAQKISPKPLRAYGLFNMLRLWRLRRVGALFKRLEKDRHFNYFWVRCAKLICVTLFAVHCAGCFYYLLASNYARHHDPRKTWIGAAMENFLQESLWIRYVTSIYWSITTLTTVGYGDLHAENMREMIFDIFYMLFNLGLTAYLIGNMTNLVVHGTSKTRQFRDTIQAASSFAQRNHLPVRLQDQMLSHLCLKFRTDSEGLQQQETLDSLPKAIRSSISHFLFYSLVDKVYLFRGVSNDLIFQLVSEMKAEYFPPKEDVILQNEAPTDFYILVTGAVDLMVQKNGVEQAYGEAKNGDLCGEIGVLCYRPQLFTVRTKRLSQLLRLNRTTFLNIIQANVGDGTIIMNNLLQHLKELKDPMMEGVLLETENMLARGRMDLPLTLCFAALRGDDLLLHHLLKRGLDPNESDNNGRTALHIAASTGNENCALLLLDFGADPNCRDSDGIVPLWEAMVGMHKPVIKLLSDNGAKLTSGDIGLYSCLAAEQNNLDLIKEIIRCGGDVTKPRSNGNTALHVSVGEGNVEIVKFLLEHGADIDKQDENGWSPRDLADQQGHDDIKQLFESYKSSNDKSTPSVPEGRHGVRFVGRHRSEPTILPIIHGGTSPGHDGSWGSSRPRRRMNNFYNSLFGIMSAAQAGGNNLLLSTENTADAVTTVAYSARVTISCPEKGDFSGKLVLLPQSFKELLEICMKKYGFSPSKVSTQDGATIEDIELIRDGDHIVFESGGKLDHVPE
- the LOC140818185 gene encoding putative GATA transcription factor 22, with translation MVMDLNAYPSPPPIVPIKYDDQDQETHPFVPNNQASSSSSSSSSSSSCVFFHTIQDPTGRRYRQQLCPLQHHQDHNYGYNGGPSTAYEVKWKKEDHGVPPEIEWRDDINPVKWMSSSMQKMKKNHGGLGLNLSSNGTIKKSSLDTDLSNNNSSYDSIPIRVCSDCNTTKTPLWRTGPKGPKSLCNACGIKQRKARRAAMAAASANCGVVATDKSPVLAKIKMQHKEKATGKYPKASLLMKRSEMEQCEADIAGGSKSNIGQKKLGNFEELLMKLSKNLTFHRAFPEDEKDAAILLMALSSGLLHG
- the LOC140818200 gene encoding potassium channel AKT1-like isoform X3, with product MLRLWRLRRVGALFKRLEKDRHFNYFWVRCAKLICVTLFAVHCAGCFYYLLASNYARHHDPRKTWIGAAMENFLQESLWIRYVTSIYWSITTLTTVGYGDLHAENMREMIFDIFYMLFNLGLTAYLIGNMTNLVVHGTSKTRQFRDTIQAASSFAQRNHLPVRLQDQMLSHLCLKFRTDSEGLQQQETLDSLPKAIRSSISHFLFYSLVDKVYLFRGVSNDLIFQLVSEMKAEYFPPKEDVILQNEAPTDFYILVTGAVDLMVQKNGVEQAYGEAKNGDLCGEIGVLCYRPQLFTVRTKRLSQLLRLNRTTFLNIIQANVGDGTIIMNNLLQHLKELKDPMMEGVLLETENMLARGRMDLPLTLCFAALRGDDLLLHHLLKRGLDPNESDNNGRTALHIAASTGNENCALLLLDFGADPNCRDSDGIVPLWEAMVGMHKPVIKLLSDNGAKLTSGDIGLYSCLAAEQNNLDLIKEIIRCGGDVTKPRSNGNTALHVSVGEGNVEIVKFLLEHGADIDKQDENGWSPRDLADQQGHDDIKQLFESYKSSNDKSTPSVPEGRHGVRFVGRHRSEPTILPIIHGGTSPGHDGSWGSSRPRRRMNNFYNSLFGIMSAAQAGGNNLLLSTENTADAVTTVAYSARVTISCPEKGDFSGKLVLLPQSFKELLEICMKKYGFSPSKVSTQDGATIEDIELIRDGDHIVFESGGKLDHVPE